The Rhizoctonia solani chromosome 14, complete sequence genome has a segment encoding these proteins:
- a CDS encoding RNA-directed DNA polymerase from transposon BS has translation MATINTLHHLASIPPIHIYLQRLNTNTATKLRALPRHAEISCCLPKAWDSHDPTLPHPPKPKRCQTAVPSPIGQLAALSHPEAEFQTPYLNPPWVLENPFPGRLQFAYPPAGSSKDCQAKIAENTNCLINALAHKGTLIGFSDSSKEVCSGVQKVGVGYSIVWKKEEVAKFSGSIGPCANIFDAKMLALALIVCRCTWFAKSHNIHRIHIFLDNLAAIRIINKCNPHTAQYASILFQKEAHTFLQGNARRSIVVQWILGHSKIKGNKRTDRLANAGLNSCPTPFFNWTATWAKCCATQCTAKSWGHLWAEHPHSKTVQKHIPHPPALKLHPIFQNPSIPQLVSSQLIHVMTCPRCL, from the exons ATGGCCACAATTA ACACGCTACATCACCTTGCCTCCATCCCTCCCATCCACATCTACCTCCAAAGACTCAACACAAACACTGCCACCAAATTGAGAGCTCTGCCCAGACATGCGGAAATTAGCTGTTGCCTCCCTAAGGCCTGGGACTCCCATGATCCCACCTTGCCACACCCCCCCAAGCCCAAACGCTGCCAGACAGCTGTCCCATCTCCCATAGGCCAACTAGCAGCACTGTCACACCCAGAAGCTGAATTCCAAACTCCATACCTCAACCCCCCCTGGGTCCTTGAAAACCCCTTCCCTGGCAGACTACAGTTTGCCTACCCCCCTGCTGGCTCCTCAAAAGATTGCCAAGCAAAGATTGCAGAGAACACCAATTGCCTGATCAATGCACTTGCACACAAGGGAACCCTGATTGGCTTCTCTGACAGTTCAAAAGAGGTCTGCTCAGGAGTCCAGAAAGTAGGAGTTGGATACAGCATTGTATGGAAGAAAGAGGAGGTTGCCAAATTCAGTGGCAGCATTGGCCCTTGCGCCAACATATTTGATGCCAAAATGCTTGCCCTTGCACTCATTGTCTGCAGATGCACATGGTTTGCAAAGTCACACAATATTCACAGAATCCACATCTTCTTGGACAACCTAGCTGCCATACGCATTATCAACAAATGTAACCCCCACACTGCCCAATATGCTTCAATACTGTTCCAAAAAGAGGCCCACACATTCCTTCAAGGCAATGCAAGGAGGTCAATTGTGGTCCAATGGATCCTGGGCCACTCCAAAATCAAAGGCAACAAACGCACAGACAGATTGGCTAATGCAGGACTTAACTCCTGCCCTACACCATTCTTTAACTGGACTGCAACCTGGGCCAAATGCTGTGCCACCCAATGCACAGCCAAGTCATGGGGACACTTATGGGCAGAACACCCCCACTCCAAAACAGTCCAAAAGCACATCCCACATCCCCCAGCACTCAAATTGCACCCAATATTCCAAAACCCCAGCATCCCTCAATTGGTGTCCTCCCAGCTCATCCATGTTATGAcatgtcctagatgtctgtaa